The proteins below come from a single Triticum aestivum cultivar Chinese Spring chromosome 5D, IWGSC CS RefSeq v2.1, whole genome shotgun sequence genomic window:
- the LOC123122075 gene encoding F-box/FBD/LRR-repeat protein At1g13570, translating to MRLLMSRKRHRLRCRRRIRDRGPVALVAKRKSLRCQQDDNYHVDRGISCPDLPEDILRHIHAKMTLRDAARATCASHAFRHNWICRPNLTFSLGTLGLNRNASRDVITRDLISKIDLIMQNHSGIGVKTLDIDLYSCDNIDFAYLDSWLRIAVTPGIEELILTLPLPSIVFENALPIISVYNFPCSLLSNGSGNSIQYLNLCYCTLRPTAGLGCLRSLTRLHMSCTRITGDELWCLLSNSPALVCLKLLHCEEIISLKIPSLLQRLRFLEVAYCDRLQVVESNAPNLTTFYFAGFLGQISLGGSLQLKTLRMICFRQTNIVCYARQNLLSIAPNVETLTISSLNEMVNTPMLSSKFLHLKLLQISLVGMAFSGAYDYLSLVSFVDASPCLENFVLAISQHRMGHASILGEPSHDLRQIPQQRHAKLKSVTITGFCSAKSLVELTCHILENTTSLDCLTLDTTCHPSCAVTKFDKCHPLMDGDSLVEAQKALLAIRRYVLGKVPSMVKLNILEPCSRCHAVESLVSTAKLS from the exons ATGAGGCTCCTCATGTCCAGGAAGCGGCACAGGCTGCGCTGCCGCCGGCGAATCCGAGACC GTGGACCGGTTGCTTTGGTGGCTAAAAGAAAGAGTCTGCGCTGCCAGCAAGATGATAACTATCATGTTGACAGAGGAATATCTTGTCCCGATCTTCCAGAG GATATCTTGCGGCATATTCATGCCAAAATGACACTTAGAGATGCTGCCCGTGCTACTTGCGCATCGCACGCATTCCGACACAACTGGATATGCCGTCCCAACCTTACATTCAGTCTGGGAACACTTGGCTTGAATAGAAATGCGTCTAGGGATGTAATAACAAGAGATCTTATCAGCAAGATTGACCTGATTATGCAAAATCACTCAGGCATCGGCGTGAAGACACTAGACATTGATCTCTATAGTTGTGACAACATCGACTTCGCCTATCTTGATAGTTGGCTTCGTATTGCTGTTACTCCAGGGATTGAAGAACTGATCCTGACGCTGCCTCTACCCAGCATTGTTTTCGAGAATGCTCTACCCATCATTTCAGTGTATAACTTCCCTTGTTCACTATTATCTAACGGGAGCGGAAACTCAATTCAATATCTCAACCTATGTTACTGTACCTTGCGTCCCACGGCTGGTCTTGGTTGCCTAAGAAGCCTGACAAGACTGCATATGAGTTGCACGCGGATTACTGGGGATGAATTATGGTGTCTCCTTTCCAATTCTCCCGCTTTGGTGTGCTTGAAACTCCTGCACTGCGAGGAGATAATTTCCTTGAAGATACCTTCTCTGCTGCAGCGTCTCCGTTTTCTGGAGGTGGCCTATTGCGATAGGCTGCAGGTGGTAGAGAGCAATGCTCCAAATCTCACCACTTTTTACTTTGCAGGTTTCTTAGGTCAAATCTCACTTGGGGGCTCACTGCAATTGAAAACACTACGCATGATATGCTTCCGCCAGACCAACATTGTCTGTTATGCTCGGCAAAATCTTTTGTCTATTGCGCCAAATGTTGAAACACTTACCATATCATCACTGAATGAG ATGGTGAACACACCGATGCTATCTAGCAAGTTTCTCCACCTCAAGCTCTTGCAGATTTCATTAGTGGGAATGGCTTTTTCCGGAGCTTATGATTATCTTTCTCTGGTTTCTTTTGTTGATGCTTCTCCTTGCTTGGAGAATTTTGTATTAGCT ATATCCCAGCATCGCATGGGGCATGCTTCGATTCTTGGAGAGCCCTCACATGATCTGAGGCAGATCCCTCAGCAGCGCCATGCCAAGCTCAAGAGTGTGACAATCACTGGCTTTTGCTCAGCAAAGAGCTTGGTTGAGCTAACATGTCATATCCTCGAGAATACAACATCACTCGACTGCCTTACGCTGGACACCACATGTCATCCTAGTTGCGCTGTCACAAAATTTGACAAGTGTCACCCCCTCATGGATGGGGATAGCCTGGTGGAGGCACAGAAAGCGCTCTTGGCCATCAGAAGATACGTTCTGGGGAAAGTCCCCTCTATGGTCAAGTTAAATATCCTGGAGCCTTGCAGCCGATGCCATGCCGTTGAATCTTTGGTGTCAACTGCCAAGTTGTCTTAG